Below is a genomic region from Gillisia sp. Hel_I_86.
ACTATCCAGTCCACCCAACTCGAAATTTCTTCTGGAGCTTGCTTATTTATAAGGATTCCATCTTTTATATGATCAATTAAAAAAGGCATCCCCCCAACATTGGTAGTAATTACCGGCAATCCAAGAGCCATTGATTCTATAACACTTAAAGGGCTATTATCTATATTGGACGTATTTAAAAATATATCAAAATTTGAAGCGAGAAGCGTCCAATCCTTTTTTTTGAGCTTTCCCGTGAAGCTTACCGGAAGGTCTTTGCTTTTGGCATATTTCACGCACTGTCCTAAACTACCATCTTTGTCTGGTCCAACCATGCATAGCTCTGCAGAAGGATATGTATTCAAAATCAGTTCCAAGGCTTTTATGGCCATAAGAGGATTATAGATTTCATTAAAAGCCCGCACCCATAACATTTTTGGTTGAAATTGATTACGCTCTTTAAAGGCGTAATCCTTAATTAAAATCGGGTTTGGGATATGATCGACTTTATGATAACCCAGGTTGATCACTTCATTTTTAAAATAACGGGAAGGAGAAACTATATGATACGCATTCCCTAATAATTTTTTTGTGGCAAATGTTGAATTTTCAAATCGATTCTTAAGATCTCCCCCGTGCAGAATCGGGATATATTTTTTATTGAAAAATCTTGCCAATCTGGCTATGATAATAGCATACCAAAAATTCTGTGTACTATACACATCGATCAAAACAATTTTAAATTTATTGGAGTTTTTAAGAAATGTAAAGATCATATCTGCCAGTCGCAGATATTTATTTTTTAACCCGGAAGCAGAATAAACATGAAACCCTTCAGATTCAAGCCCCTTTACGAGTGATTGATGTGAAGTTGGATTGGCTTTGGGGTCTGAAAGTTTATTACCTAAATATAAAATAGATTGTGCCATTAACTTAGCAGTTCGTTCCAATCATTCTTGACCTTCTCCCAGTCGAAATGCGAAACTTTTGCTCGGGCATTCAAAGTCATTTGGGCCGTAAGATCCTGATTCTCTAATAATGATTTTACAGCTAAAACCATAGATTGTTCATCCTTCCATGGTACTAACACCCCATTTTCTTGATGATCTATTAGGTCTTTCATCCCTCCAACATCTGTAGATACTATAGCCAATCCCAGTGCCATTGCCTCAATCACGCTTATGGGAGTGTTATCTATGTTGGTGGAATTCAAAAATATATCATATTCTTCAGAAACCTTTGCCCATTCTTTTTTCTTGAGCTTCCCGGTAAATATCACTTTTAAGCCATGCTTTTCAGCATAATCTTTACATTTTTTAAGGGAACCATCTTTTTCGGGACCCACCATGCAAAGTTCTGCTAAAGGATAATCCTTTTTAAGTTGCTCCAAAACCTTTATAGCCATCATTGGGTTATACCTTCCTTGAAAGCGCCGTACCCAAAGCAACTTGGGCGCAAAACTTTTACGCTCTTTAAATGGAAATTTATTGAGTTCTATTGCATTTGGTATTATTTGTAAATTTTTAAAACCAGCGCTATTAAAAATTCTGTAAAGAAATTGGGAAGGAGCCACATTCATTTTTGCTTTTCCAAAAAGCGCATTACTTAAGTCTTTGGATTCTTCTAACCTTGTAGGTAAATTACCTCCATGAAGAATCGGGATATAATCCAATTTATAAAATTGGCACGCTTTTGCAACCAGATAGGCATAATAAAAATTTAGCGCTCCATATGTATCAATAAGCACTATATCTGTGGATTTATGGTATTTAACTATCATCCCAAGCATTTCCACTAAACGCAAAGCCTTATTGTTCTTATTGGAAGCAGTCCTCACCGTATACCCTTCCTTTTTTAGCACTTTGCTAAAAAAGGAAATGTAGGTAGCGGTAAAGCTATTAATAGCTAAGTCGTTTCCTATGTACAGGAGGTTTTTTCTCATCAACGATATATAATAAAGCCAACCCATAAACAAAGGCCGGCAAGGCAATTCTCATGGCAGAATGGTTGATTGTTAAAAACCAAAAGGCCATAAAAGCTAAAAAATAATAATTGTTTTTAAACTTAAACCAAAATAGGACCGGAACAAATATAAGAATAAGTAAAGCAAATAAACCCAACAAACCGTGCTCAGACAATAAGCGGCTTAATTCATTATGAGAAGCAATTCCATATCCAAGTGTTTGCTCCCGGTACTCTTTTCCCTTGCCTACCCCTATGCCCATAAAAGGATGGTTATAAAATGCAAGTAGTTCTGTCCCCACTAGTTCAACTCTACCGGTTGTAATATCTTGTTTTAATTCTCCCTGCGCATTTTGATTTGCGTAGCGATTTTCTATCAAACCGAATGTTTTAATAGAGGAATAGCTCCAGATAACAAAAATAGAAACAAGTAGCAGAATTAACTTTAACTGACTTTGACTTCTTTCACTGACCTTTTGTTTATAATAAAAAATGAAAATAAAAGCGACAATGCTAATTAGAGCAGTTAAAACACCACCCCTGGAAAAGGTGATCACCGCCCTGTAACCCATAAGACTTAAAAGGAGTAAATCTATCAAATTTAGGAACCGGTGTTGTACAGTAAACAATCTTGTTACCAATAGAAATGCCCCAAGACCCAAAACGGTAGAAATCTGGTTAGGCCCATAACCACCTGTAGCAGCATAATTTCCAGACATACTTATAATTCCTTCTTGTAAAGTGGGCGTATATAGAAAAAGATAAAGCATCTGGGCAATTATGGGCAGCAATAACATGTTTATTACCATTTGAAAATCCTCTTTCCGGATCTTTTTGTAATAACAATATAATGCTGAAACGCCCAAGCTTACAGGCCCGCTTAAATTGAAAGCTATCTGATTCCGGACAGGTGCATTATAATTCATGGACAATGCTCCAATTACGATCCCTGGAATAAGTATTAATAAATAAGTCCAGAAGGGTACTGTCTTGGAAGAAGTTCCTTTAAAAAACATCCCGATCAAAAGGAAAACAATTACCGTATATTTTCCTGTTTCATAAAATATCATTCCATCCGTTTGCCGGAAGAATACCTCTGCTCCGGAAATATAGGCAGCTGCCAATAATGCTTCATTGTTCCGGTTTTCATTTTGAATGATTTTGAATAGAAAGTAAATTAAAACAGAAAGCAGGATAAAAGAGGATAGCGGTCGATAAAGGTATATTGCCAAAGCAATCCCTATATGAAGCAGCAATAACTGAACATACTGTACGTTAGGGTTTATTTGAGTACGGGCCATGGTTAACCTTTATGCAAATTTAATTTATTATATAATTTAAGAAATTCAGGAATATTTTTTTTTTCAGAATAACTTATTTCGATAAGATTCTGGAATAAGTTTCCATCTATGCTACCAAGATCAGGATTTTTTAAATAAAATAGTATCCCTTTAGCTAAAGCCTCATCATCCCGGACAGGAACTACCTTGCCATATCCTTTGACAAGATCACCACATAGCCCAACATCAGTACAGACAATCGGAATTCCGGCATTACCATATTCCAGCAAGGCCATTGGTAAACCTTCCGAATCTGAGGAAAGAACGCCAATTTTGGCATTTTTCAATAAGGCAAAGTTATTCATAATCTCTCCCTTAAAAATAATGTTATTGCCTATGTTATGAGTATTTATAAAAATTTCTAATTCTTTTTTATAATCATCATTATTATCCTTACCAATTAAATATAATTTAATGCCTGGATATTCTTTTACGACACGAAGAAAAGATTTGAGCAAATTTAGATGGTTTTTAGGAACTTTAAGATTGGCCAGGCAAACAATATAATCATCTTTAATAATCAGGCTTTCCTGAGGTCTCAAAAGGGGCTGATTAGGAACAAAATTCGGGATATGGATTTTGTTCTTCCCCTTAAGATATTTTTCTGCCCACAATAAAAGATCAGGATTCACAGTAATAATTCCATTAAATAAATAAGAAAATGTATATAGAATTGGGAAATTAAATACTTTTTTTAAACTACGGCCCCCGTAATGTTCATGCCACACAATTTT
It encodes:
- a CDS encoding glycosyltransferase family 4 protein, which codes for MAQSILYLGNKLSDPKANPTSHQSLVKGLESEGFHVYSASGLKNKYLRLADMIFTFLKNSNKFKIVLIDVYSTQNFWYAIIIARLARFFNKKYIPILHGGDLKNRFENSTFATKKLLGNAYHIVSPSRYFKNEVINLGYHKVDHIPNPILIKDYAFKERNQFQPKMLWVRAFNEIYNPLMAIKALELILNTYPSAELCMVGPDKDGSLGQCVKYAKSKDLPVSFTGKLKKKDWTLLASNFDIFLNTSNIDNSPLSVIESMALGLPVITTNVGGMPFLIDHIKDGILINKQAPEEISSWVDWIVQNPDPTKEITTRAREKVLNFDWDKIKENWKEILV
- a CDS encoding glycosyltransferase family 4 protein, whose translation is MRKNLLYIGNDLAINSFTATYISFFSKVLKKEGYTVRTASNKNNKALRLVEMLGMIVKYHKSTDIVLIDTYGALNFYYAYLVAKACQFYKLDYIPILHGGNLPTRLEESKDLSNALFGKAKMNVAPSQFLYRIFNSAGFKNLQIIPNAIELNKFPFKERKSFAPKLLWVRRFQGRYNPMMAIKVLEQLKKDYPLAELCMVGPEKDGSLKKCKDYAEKHGLKVIFTGKLKKKEWAKVSEEYDIFLNSTNIDNTPISVIEAMALGLAIVSTDVGGMKDLIDHQENGVLVPWKDEQSMVLAVKSLLENQDLTAQMTLNARAKVSHFDWEKVKNDWNELLS
- a CDS encoding O-antigen ligase family protein → MARTQINPNVQYVQLLLLHIGIALAIYLYRPLSSFILLSVLIYFLFKIIQNENRNNEALLAAAYISGAEVFFRQTDGMIFYETGKYTVIVFLLIGMFFKGTSSKTVPFWTYLLILIPGIVIGALSMNYNAPVRNQIAFNLSGPVSLGVSALYCYYKKIRKEDFQMVINMLLLPIIAQMLYLFLYTPTLQEGIISMSGNYAATGGYGPNQISTVLGLGAFLLVTRLFTVQHRFLNLIDLLLLSLMGYRAVITFSRGGVLTALISIVAFIFIFYYKQKVSERSQSQLKLILLLVSIFVIWSYSSIKTFGLIENRYANQNAQGELKQDITTGRVELVGTELLAFYNHPFMGIGVGKGKEYREQTLGYGIASHNELSRLLSEHGLLGLFALLILIFVPVLFWFKFKNNYYFLAFMAFWFLTINHSAMRIALPAFVYGLALLYIVDEKKPPVHRKRLSY
- a CDS encoding glycosyltransferase, yielding MRVLQLIDSLRPGGAERMAVNLANALVPHVSGSFVCCTRMEGDLIQALGPSVKYLLLEKKNSLDIRALKKLKRYIKNNNIDIVHAHGTSYFLAGLLKITGTNIKIVWHEHYGGRSLKKVFNFPILYTFSYLFNGIITVNPDLLLWAEKYLKGKNKIHIPNFVPNQPLLRPQESLIIKDDYIVCLANLKVPKNHLNLLKSFLRVVKEYPGIKLYLIGKDNNDDYKKELEIFINTHNIGNNIIFKGEIMNNFALLKNAKIGVLSSDSEGLPMALLEYGNAGIPIVCTDVGLCGDLVKGYGKVVPVRDDEALAKGILFYLKNPDLGSIDGNLFQNLIEISYSEKKNIPEFLKLYNKLNLHKG